In Sporosarcina psychrophila, a genomic segment contains:
- the mtnN gene encoding 5'-methylthioadenosine/S-adenosylhomocysteine nucleosidase, producing MKIAVIGAMEEEVILLREEIDSGLATTIAGCEFIEGKIGEHDVVLVKSGIGKVNAAIATTLLLSNYKPDVVLNTGSAGGFHDSLEVGTVVISNEVRHHDVDVTAFGYEHGQVPGQPAAYPADLGLVDAARAAVDEVGAHAHATGLIASGDTFMSNTEHVKKVKETFPLMIAADMEASAVAQVCHQFGTPFVVIRALSDIAGKESPISFDEFLPVAARHSTDIVLKVISKL from the coding sequence ATGAAGATAGCAGTAATTGGCGCAATGGAAGAAGAAGTAATACTCTTACGTGAAGAAATAGATTCAGGTCTTGCGACAACAATTGCAGGGTGTGAATTCATCGAAGGGAAAATCGGTGAGCATGATGTTGTACTTGTGAAAAGTGGGATTGGTAAAGTAAACGCCGCGATTGCAACGACGTTATTACTAAGCAATTATAAGCCGGATGTTGTTCTTAATACAGGTTCAGCAGGGGGATTCCATGATTCACTTGAAGTCGGCACGGTCGTTATTTCCAATGAAGTGCGTCATCATGATGTCGATGTAACTGCTTTTGGCTACGAGCATGGTCAAGTTCCAGGACAACCAGCAGCGTATCCAGCAGATTTAGGGCTTGTGGATGCAGCTCGTGCTGCTGTCGATGAAGTAGGAGCACATGCACATGCTACAGGACTTATCGCTTCGGGTGACACGTTTATGAGCAATACTGAACATGTTAAAAAAGTGAAAGAGACATTCCCTCTGATGATCGCTGCGGATATGGAAGCATCGGCCGTCGCTCAAGTATGCCATCAGTTTGGTACGCCGTTTGTTGTCATTCGGGCATTATCAGATATTGCAGGAAAAGAGTCACCAATTAGTTTTGATGAGTTCCTTCCGGTTGCGGCACGTCATTCCACAGATATTGTTTTAAAAGTCATCTCGAAACTTTAA
- the sigK gene encoding RNA polymerase sporulation sigma factor SigK has product MSGFVMAIVQLWLEIPAVIGYIRGQAFQRPLSKEEEAACLQRLAEGDEDARDELIERNMRLVAHIVKKFHPKHELLDDYISIGTIGLMKAVNSFTPDRKTKLATYAARCIENEILMYLRTQKKVQKDVSLFDPIGMDKDGQSLQIADLLQTDDESPVDAVEQKERKERLYRHLGKLDGRELEIIQRRYGLLDDLPMTQKEIAEQLDISRSYVSRIEKRAIVKLYQLFKHEYNDSN; this is encoded by the coding sequence ATGAGCGGGTTTGTCATGGCGATTGTCCAGCTATGGCTCGAAATTCCTGCAGTGATTGGCTATATTAGAGGGCAGGCTTTCCAGCGCCCTCTATCCAAAGAGGAAGAAGCAGCTTGCCTGCAACGTCTTGCAGAAGGCGACGAAGATGCTCGAGATGAATTGATTGAACGTAATATGCGGCTCGTCGCCCACATCGTAAAAAAATTCCACCCAAAACACGAACTACTTGATGATTATATCTCAATTGGAACAATTGGACTCATGAAGGCGGTAAACAGTTTCACTCCGGATCGCAAAACGAAACTGGCCACATACGCCGCCCGCTGTATTGAAAATGAAATACTCATGTATTTACGAACACAGAAAAAGGTACAAAAAGACGTCTCCCTCTTTGATCCGATCGGTATGGATAAAGATGGCCAATCCTTGCAAATTGCTGATTTGCTTCAAACAGATGATGAATCGCCGGTCGATGCAGTCGAACAAAAAGAAAGAAAAGAAAGGCTGTACAGACATCTTGGAAAACTTGACGGCCGGGAACTTGAAATCATTCAAAGACGATATGGTCTGTTAGATGACCTGCCTATGACGCAAAAAGAAATTGCCGAGCAGCTCGACATTTCGAGAAGCTATGTCTCTCGTATCGAAAAACGCGCAATCGTTAAACTGTACCAGCTATTCAAACATGAATACAATGATTCAAATTAA
- a CDS encoding YqeG family HAD IIIA-type phosphatase: MVYKYFLPDEYVKDIFHIQPELLKDKGIKGVITDLDNTLVAWDRPDATPEIIEWITSMQDAGIQVTIVSNNNEMRVKAFCEPLGIPFINDARKPMRKSFQKALISMNVKKEEVVVIGDQLLTDILGGNRKGLHTILVVPVATSDAAITKFNRKIERRIMAGLKRRGLIKWEE; encoded by the coding sequence ATCGTGTATAAGTATTTTTTACCAGATGAGTATGTAAAAGACATTTTTCATATTCAACCTGAATTATTAAAAGATAAAGGAATCAAAGGGGTAATCACGGACCTGGACAATACGCTTGTCGCGTGGGACAGGCCGGATGCAACACCTGAAATCATCGAATGGATAACATCAATGCAAGATGCGGGCATACAGGTTACCATTGTTTCAAATAACAATGAAATGCGTGTTAAAGCCTTTTGCGAACCTCTTGGCATTCCATTCATAAATGATGCACGTAAGCCAATGCGGAAATCATTCCAAAAGGCACTCATTTCTATGAACGTCAAAAAAGAGGAAGTCGTCGTCATCGGTGACCAGTTGCTAACCGATATACTCGGCGGTAACAGAAAAGGGCTACATACGATACTCGTAGTGCCTGTCGCGACGTCAGACGCCGCTATTACGAAGTTCAACAGGAAGATTGAAAGAAGGATCATGGCGGGATTGAAACGCCGTGGCTTGATTAAGTGGGAGGAATAA
- the yqeH gene encoding ribosome biogenesis GTPase YqeH yields the protein MEEIKCIGCGITIQTEDPKLEGYTPPASLEKEDVICKRCFRLRNYNELQPVSLSGDDFLAILNGIGQKDGLVVKIVDIFDFNGSWINGLHRFVGNKDILLIGNKADILSKSINPNRLINWMKAEAAKLGLKPVDVLLVSAHKGKGMEEALTAIDKHRRGKDVYVVGCTNVGKSTFINRIIKGATGIGEVITTSHFPGTTLDLVEIPFEDGKAIYDTPGIINHHQIAHHLDANDLKAITPKKELKPSVFQLNAEQTLYIAGLARFDFISGDRSSFTIHVSNELSIHRTKLSNADHLYKEHLGGMLAPPSGESLETLPPFVRHEFSIKKAKTDIVISGLGWITIQHPNVVVAIHAPRGVDVVLRPSLI from the coding sequence TTGGAAGAAATTAAATGTATCGGTTGTGGAATAACAATCCAGACTGAAGACCCGAAATTGGAAGGCTATACGCCACCAGCTTCTTTAGAAAAAGAAGACGTTATTTGCAAGCGTTGTTTCCGACTGCGCAATTATAATGAATTACAACCCGTATCATTATCGGGCGATGATTTCCTCGCTATTTTAAATGGTATTGGTCAAAAAGACGGTTTGGTCGTTAAAATCGTCGATATTTTCGACTTCAATGGTAGCTGGATAAACGGTCTGCACCGCTTTGTTGGCAATAAAGATATTTTATTAATCGGTAATAAGGCAGATATTTTATCGAAATCAATTAACCCGAACCGTCTTATCAACTGGATGAAAGCTGAAGCGGCTAAACTTGGCTTAAAACCTGTTGATGTTTTACTTGTTTCTGCTCATAAAGGCAAAGGAATGGAAGAAGCACTCACAGCGATTGATAAACATCGCCGTGGGAAAGACGTCTATGTAGTCGGCTGCACGAACGTCGGGAAATCAACGTTCATCAATCGCATCATTAAAGGGGCGACTGGTATTGGAGAAGTAATTACGACTTCTCATTTCCCAGGAACAACTTTAGATCTTGTTGAAATTCCATTTGAAGATGGCAAAGCAATTTATGATACACCTGGTATTATTAATCATCATCAGATTGCACATCATTTGGATGCAAATGATTTGAAGGCAATCACACCTAAAAAAGAATTGAAACCGTCAGTATTCCAGCTGAACGCTGAACAGACACTATATATCGCTGGTCTTGCACGTTTTGACTTTATTTCTGGTGACCGTTCGTCGTTTACAATTCATGTTTCGAATGAATTATCAATTCACCGGACAAAGCTTTCCAATGCGGATCATTTGTACAAAGAACACCTTGGTGGGATGCTAGCGCCGCCGTCTGGTGAATCACTTGAAACGTTACCACCATTTGTCCGTCATGAATTTTCGATTAAAAAAGCGAAAACAGACATTGTAATTTCAGGGCTAGGTTGGATCACGATTCAGCATCCTAATGTAGTAGTCGCAATTCATGCACCTCGTGGGGTAGACGTTGTACTACGTCCTTCATTAATCTAA
- the aroE gene encoding shikimate dehydrogenase: MKKWYAVIGDPIKQSMSPSMHEAWFDEESIDAAYIPIHVTEDRLREAVEGLKNLGCSGFNVTVPHKSAIIPFLNQLDSSARQMNAVNTVHVLEDGTLVGYNTDGKGFVQSLEEACADQCKDKKVLVIGAGGAARGIAFALHSAGYGPIFFTNRTLEKAVQLATELSDSAVLSVAEAELSLAEFGLIVQTTSVGMNFSQQGMPLNPENMSEGTVVADIIYNPLETAFLAEARKRGASTMNGVGMFVHQGALAFETWTEVRPETGFMIDKITTTLGG; the protein is encoded by the coding sequence ATGAAAAAGTGGTATGCGGTTATCGGAGATCCAATCAAACAGTCAATGTCTCCGAGCATGCACGAAGCTTGGTTTGATGAAGAAAGTATAGACGCAGCCTATATCCCAATACATGTAACTGAAGACAGACTCCGGGAAGCAGTAGAGGGCTTAAAGAACTTAGGCTGTTCAGGATTTAACGTCACTGTTCCGCATAAAAGTGCTATTATCCCGTTTCTTAATCAGTTGGATTCTTCTGCGCGACAAATGAACGCTGTAAATACTGTCCACGTACTCGAGGATGGCACACTTGTGGGCTACAATACGGACGGTAAGGGATTTGTCCAGTCTTTGGAAGAAGCCTGTGCTGATCAGTGTAAGGATAAAAAAGTTCTCGTTATCGGAGCAGGCGGTGCTGCACGCGGTATCGCTTTTGCACTTCATTCCGCGGGATACGGCCCTATCTTTTTCACGAACCGTACTCTGGAAAAAGCCGTACAATTAGCAACTGAACTATCCGATTCGGCGGTTCTATCGGTAGCAGAGGCAGAATTATCTTTAGCCGAATTTGGTTTAATCGTCCAGACGACATCCGTTGGCATGAACTTTTCACAACAAGGAATGCCTTTAAACCCGGAAAATATGTCTGAAGGAACTGTTGTTGCTGATATTATCTATAACCCACTTGAAACGGCATTCCTTGCAGAAGCCCGTAAAAGGGGAGCAAGCACAATGAATGGGGTCGGCATGTTCGTCCATCAAGGAGCGCTTGCGTTCGAGACATGGACAGAAGTCCGCCCTGAAACAGGATTTATGATTGACAAAATAACGACAACTCTTGGAGGATAA
- the yhbY gene encoding ribosome assembly RNA-binding protein YhbY, translated as MLTNKQKSFLRGESNRLQPLVHIGKSGLTESVITQIEEALEAKELIKVTILQNCDQDKNEIAAKLEEQVGIEVVQVIGKIIVLYKESVEKKRIELP; from the coding sequence ATGTTAACTAATAAACAAAAAAGCTTTCTTCGCGGCGAATCGAATCGTCTACAACCACTTGTCCATATTGGTAAAAGTGGTTTAACAGAATCGGTCATCACGCAGATTGAAGAAGCGCTTGAAGCAAAAGAATTAATCAAAGTAACAATTCTACAAAACTGTGACCAAGATAAAAATGAAATTGCAGCGAAACTTGAAGAACAAGTAGGCATTGAAGTCGTTCAAGTTATCGGCAAGATCATTGTTTTATATAAAGAATCAGTTGAGAAAAAACGGATCGAACTTCCATAA
- a CDS encoding nicotinate-nucleotide adenylyltransferase, translated as MKKIGILGGTFNPPHIGHLIVANEVKQSLGLDEVRLMPTAVPPHKTAPGDATAEQRLQMVELAVMAIDGLTVSAFEVGRGGVSYTFDTMRQLTQIEPEIEFYFIIGGDMIDLLPKWHRIEELVTLVNFVGVGRPGTNGTTDYPIIMVDIPQIELSSTLIRQRFSENGAVQLLIPPAVEAFIREEGLYGSCTVENRNR; from the coding sequence ATGAAAAAGATTGGCATTCTTGGCGGTACATTTAACCCGCCTCATATCGGTCATCTGATTGTTGCGAATGAAGTAAAGCAATCTCTCGGTCTTGATGAAGTTCGATTAATGCCGACGGCGGTTCCACCGCATAAAACTGCACCTGGTGATGCGACTGCTGAACAGCGTTTGCAGATGGTGGAACTTGCTGTGATGGCTATTGATGGCTTGACTGTGTCTGCTTTTGAAGTAGGACGTGGCGGTGTTTCTTATACGTTTGATACAATGAGACAATTGACACAAATTGAACCGGAGATTGAATTTTACTTTATAATCGGGGGTGATATGATTGATTTGTTGCCTAAATGGCACCGGATTGAAGAACTTGTCACGCTTGTCAATTTCGTAGGTGTTGGACGTCCAGGGACTAACGGAACAACGGATTATCCAATCATTATGGTGGATATCCCACAAATTGAGTTGTCTTCAACATTGATTCGACAACGCTTTTCTGAGAATGGTGCCGTCCAATTGCTTATCCCGCCTGCAGTGGAAGCTTTTATTCGCGAGGAGGGTTTGTATGGAAGTTGCACAGTTGAAAATAGAAATCGCTAA
- the yqeK gene encoding bis(5'-nucleosyl)-tetraphosphatase (symmetrical) YqeK produces the protein MEVAQLKIEIAKRMPKQRYEHVLRVTETAKRLAEKYRLPVIKAEQAALFHDIAKFMDKADLHHVLNTANEDSRLLSFHHELWHAPVGAIIARDEFGISDADILNAIRYHTTGRATMSPLEKLIYVSDMIEPGRSFPGVDELRVKAEENLDTAMEACIYQSVQFLVNKRVPVFPDSIDCYNQLIRREQ, from the coding sequence ATGGAAGTTGCACAGTTGAAAATAGAAATCGCTAAACGTATGCCGAAACAACGTTATGAACACGTTTTACGGGTAACGGAAACGGCAAAAAGATTAGCTGAGAAGTATCGACTTCCAGTGATTAAAGCTGAGCAAGCGGCGCTATTTCATGATATTGCAAAATTCATGGACAAGGCTGACCTGCATCATGTTTTAAACACAGCAAACGAAGATTCACGGCTCTTGTCATTTCATCATGAGTTGTGGCATGCTCCAGTTGGGGCGATTATCGCACGAGATGAATTTGGGATTAGTGACGCGGATATCCTAAACGCAATCCGCTATCATACAACCGGTCGGGCGACTATGTCCCCGCTCGAAAAGTTGATCTATGTTTCTGATATGATTGAACCTGGACGCAGCTTTCCAGGAGTGGATGAGTTAAGAGTAAAAGCTGAAGAAAACCTTGATACAGCAATGGAAGCTTGCATTTATCAGTCAGTGCAGTTTCTTGTGAATAAAAGAGTACCGGTTTTTCCGGACTCAATAGACTGTTACAATCAGTTAATAAGAAGGGAACAGTGA
- the rsfS gene encoding ribosome silencing factor encodes MTTTLLETAYKAIDDKKGEDIVVLNMEGVSLIADQFIICHANSGRQVQAIAKEVADKASEAGFITKRIEGMDMARWVLVDLGDVVVHVFHKDERGYYNLEKLWGDAPMLDMAEER; translated from the coding sequence ATGACTACTACATTACTAGAAACAGCTTATAAAGCAATCGACGATAAAAAAGGCGAGGACATTGTTGTACTGAATATGGAAGGGGTATCACTTATCGCGGACCAATTTATTATCTGTCATGCAAATTCAGGACGCCAAGTCCAAGCAATTGCAAAAGAAGTAGCTGACAAAGCTTCTGAAGCTGGATTTATTACAAAAAGAATCGAAGGAATGGATATGGCAAGATGGGTACTCGTTGATTTAGGCGATGTTGTCGTTCACGTATTCCATAAAGATGAACGCGGTTACTACAACCTTGAAAAGCTTTGGGGAGACGCACCAATGTTGGACATGGCTGAAGAAAGATGA
- a CDS encoding class I SAM-dependent DNA methyltransferase, protein MNQAYSEFASVYDELMTDIPYDAYIDIIDVAAGGIDGKRVLDIGCGTGLLSMKLAKQGAQVTGIDLSADMLVVAEERAQSLSLPVQFIEQPMQQLEGFADYDIAVIAIDSLNYLSNREDVLSTFRQIHSALAVGGKLIFDVHSTFKTDVIFMEGPFTFDNGRITYIWITEEGEELHSVYSELAFFVKSESGLYRRFDEVHTQRTFPVSDYADMLMDTGFSIERIFADWEDEAPHEESERIFFQVRK, encoded by the coding sequence ATGAATCAGGCTTATTCCGAATTCGCTTCTGTCTACGATGAACTAATGACCGATATTCCCTATGACGCCTACATTGATATTATTGATGTAGCGGCAGGGGGGATTGATGGTAAACGTGTGCTAGATATCGGATGTGGAACAGGCCTTTTATCCATGAAACTTGCTAAGCAAGGAGCACAAGTGACTGGGATCGATCTTTCTGCCGACATGTTAGTGGTGGCAGAAGAGCGTGCACAGTCGCTTTCTTTGCCTGTGCAATTTATCGAACAACCTATGCAACAGCTAGAGGGGTTTGCGGACTATGATATCGCGGTTATCGCCATTGATTCGTTAAACTATTTATCGAATCGTGAAGATGTGCTGTCGACATTTCGGCAAATCCATTCGGCCCTTGCGGTTGGTGGAAAATTGATCTTTGATGTCCATTCAACTTTTAAAACGGATGTCATCTTCATGGAAGGTCCTTTTACGTTTGATAATGGTCGAATAACATACATATGGATAACGGAAGAAGGCGAAGAACTTCACTCCGTTTATTCTGAACTGGCTTTTTTCGTTAAGAGCGAAAGTGGGTTGTATAGGCGTTTTGATGAGGTTCACACGCAACGAACGTTTCCAGTAAGTGACTATGCAGATATGCTTATGGACACAGGTTTTTCGATTGAACGGATTTTTGCAGATTGGGAAGATGAAGCGCCACACGAAGAAAGCGAACGAATATTTTTCCAAGTCAGAAAATAA